ttttttttattttttataacagttatttttaaaaaaaaaatttagctcggaaaaatattaaaataatatatttttttatttttattttttttaatattaatatataagaatttaaaaatactgaaaaaaataattttaaaaaataaaaatgtaataaaaaataatttaaaatttattaaaataatttttattttattttttacattagcatattaaaattattaaaaaaactctaaactgaaacactaatttatttttttaagaaaacatatgCTTAAAAAgcgttcaaataaaatttattgcaaTTTCAAACGGCTCTAAATATCTTTATTCACATTTCAGCTGTTACTTTTTGAAATGTAACcactttttcttgaaataaactAGTGGATTTCAAATTAGTTATCAAACAAAACAACCAGGGATGGCCGGCAAGGTGGCTGGGGCccgtgcaatttttttttttgctctctcttccagaataattataaattttaatcctaaaattattaaatcttaactttttttcccttaatttttttttaaaaaaatggattgcCAGCCCAGACCACTCCACTTAACGACAGGGAAGAAGTTGGTTTCCAAGAGCAAAATTAATCAATCTCAAGAAGAAAAGTTCCTAGACATGCAAGAGTTAACACAGTAACTCTGCAAGGAAAATGGAGAATCACAGGAGCCAGGAGGGGAGGGGACCCTCCTGTGGATCGTGGGCAGTGGGATTCAAGAAAAGCTTATAAAGCAGAAGTTATGTCACTCTCAACCCCTCTGCAGTGTGCAGTAGCAGCAGCACCTCACACCTTCCTTTATTACACAACCCACCATTCCACCCACTCTCCTTTAttgcttttctctctctttctttgcttATCCCATGGCTGCCCATTTGCCCTCAGCCATCTCTTCGGTCTTTTACTAGCTGAAAGGGAAGTCCCTTTGCCTCTTTTATGTCCTCGAGATTTGGATGtatgttttggttttgtttacATGGAAgccattttttgttttgcttctttCACCGAAGAAGACTGCGAGattgtttgacagtgtggttgaaggtgctttttaaatagctttttgtgccgaaatgcatatcaataatgtttttttattttttaaaaatcatttttgatatcagcacattaaaacgatccaaaaaatacaaatcgcacttaattttaacaaaaaacaaaaaaaaatcaaattttaacgaAACGCAGGTACAAACACAAGACGAAATTGCTGTCCTAGATTCTCTAACAATCTGCCAGAATTTTTACAGCaaattacattacattacattaaaaaaaaagggggataAATTGAGGGAATGTTTAAGAGTTTGATATTAgctgttttttaaagaattgcttttacttaaaaatatattaaaatcctTTAATTTTCAAAAGCCATTTCTTGCAACAGATCATGCATTTCAAGCTTTCTATTTGAAATAGTAATGAGGCACCTttcagcaagaaaaaaaaaacttcaatatttgTTGAGAAACCACAACCATCCAGTATTCTCTTCACGTAATCAATTTGCTTCCCTTTAAAGAAACACGCAATATCAAGAAATATGTTCTTCTCTTCATCACCAAGTGCATCAAAACTTACTTTCAACGCACCAGGGCTTGTAGCCCAGCGGCAGAGGCAAGGTTTCCTTGCCTTTGTCACCTAGGTTCGAGCTCTAGCGtacacgcctgtcacccccgcggtgtctTACATGTCTATTAGGCTTGCAAGGTGTTCAGTGGGTCCGggaattagttgtggtgcgcgtaagctggcccggacaccccgggttaaaaaaaaaaacttactttcaacatattataaattttcatcTGAGGATTTCTTTCAAGTTTATTCAATGCATTTTCCCAGTCCTCTTTCCTTAGGTCAAATAGAAAGGAACCCAAAACTTTAAGAGCCAATGGGTTTCCTTTAGCATAATTTACTGCCCTGATTGATAGGCCCATATAATCTTTTGGAATGTGGTTTCCTTTGAAGACAGACAAACTGAAGAGTTGACGAGCTTCACTGCAATTTAATTCCTCAACCTCATATATTTCATCAGCCACATTCTTAAGCACTTGTCTATCTCTGGACGTTACAAGAATTCTACTTCCTGGACCAAACATATCATGCCTTTCAATTAAACATTCCACTTGTTCTACATCATTCACATCATCTAGAACAGTTAAGACTTTTTTGTGCCGGATCCTTTCCTTGATTAAAGTGGATCCCATGCGTGGAGTGTCAATACGGAGATTTTCCTGTTCTAATGCTCTGGAAAGGAATTCCTCTCGCAAGCGAATCAAGCCACCACATTCTTCCGATTTCTCTCTTACATTGGTAATAAAACAGCAGCTTTCATATTGACTTGAAATACTGTTGAAAACAGCTTCAGCAATGGTTGTCTTACCTATACCACCCATGCCCCATATTCCGATTATGCGAGCTAATGCGTGAATCTATCCCAACTAGACCCTTAGAGTCACCTAATGATGTGtggttcaattttttcaaaatgaattgCACAATTTCACTTACAAGTTTAGACTCAGGCCTACCAAATACAAGGATCAAGCGCAAGTAAAACAAAAGTTAtccagaaaaaaaagtaaatagaataaTGAAGATAATGTTAAGAGTTCATTTGGAATTTTAGTGATCATCACGCTTGTAGCAACTAACtcaaatttcttaaatttattatgtttcttgaaattcaccAGTGCATAGCATTTTTAAGGCTCATTTAGAAGTTATAATTTTGCACAAGTAAACCCACAAGAAGTGCGGTGACACAAGACTGGGCAATTAAGTTCCATCACAGCAATAGTCCTTCTGTGGATTCAAATTAACATGGGAATCAGTTTTAAAAGCTCAAACTGAGATATTATAACCTTTAAGTGGAATAAATTTATGctttttaaagttattatcCTGAACTGGAAaacataaactaattttttttaaaatgatatatatactTTTAGGATATCACATAACTTAGCAATTCcatgttgtttaatttttaagctTGATAGTTTCTTTAAATGATAGCGGTTACTACTTATCACTGGTTATGTATGTATGATGCATATCTCTTGTCTCGTGTTCCTCGGACTAACATTAAATTAAGCTATTATTACATTGATTGAGACTAATGTTAAGATTAATTTATGATCCCTCACTATATTGTCAATTGGTTGAAAGTCTTGCATTTTGTTGCACTCatcatgatataaaatatattgttcaCATTGTTATTTAGTCTATGCATGCTCCTTGCATCACTCATTTTGTAGCGATTGATTtattatataagttttatttttaaaaaataatttgaaaccaaaaaaaaataaaaattggattgtttttttttttgttataaagcaaacttaaataaaacaaaaatgagatGTAACCATTAAAAGATGAGCTAAAAAAAGTTCTAATTAAATGTCTTGTCtcaactttttagttttttttttcaagagaatatttttatattttaaaaatattttaaaaaaatatatattattttaatacatttctaaacgaaaaacattttaaaaagaaatatttactaCATTCGCAAACAAACAGGCCCGTAGATTGTTTGCttaaaatatttgtatgtttaaaattagaaatatttgttttaaaaaaattaaattattttaatatatttttaaatgaaaagtatTTACAACTTTTACGACACTCGCAACATTTACTGTttgcttaaaatttttaaatgaaaaaaacatttatttttgataaagcATTTTATCagaaatatttgtaatttgttgtatgttttaaatttttaaaattacttcaaaattaaagattttaaaaataaaaacatttagttAGCTAAATaatttcttctatttcatttataaaagtctatttttcatttattttattatgaaataattttaatcaaaaacataactttttataatcacaactaaaattattattttttatttatttttaaccacAATAACTATCACAACACTTAATCCTATACAAGTGTCGAGAACGGAAAAGACTAGGAGATGAGCAAAAAAGAGCAGTTTGTTTTCCGTCAGCCAAACACGCGAAGAAGAAGCTTCATTTACTTGATAAAAGATGGGAGAAGACTTTGGGGGTCAGTTCAActtcatcattttcattttccttttcataGTCCATAGAGAGAGATTGTCAGTTCAGTAGATCAGCGCTTTCCAGGATTCCTAAGTGATTTGTAACTAGAGCTCGTGATCTAGCGGGATAGGaacttgtttcttttctttgcatcCGGATTCAATTCTTTTTGTGCATGCATGTTATTCTCGCGGTGTCTTATCTGCCCATTAGGCTTGCAGAATGTTTAATGGACCCGAGAATTAATCGTGGTGCGTGTAATCTGACGCGGACATCCcgggttatataaaaaaaagagttaattataacttgTTAAAAtgatatactaaaaaaaatatcatggaaatacataataaatatatattgaaaacaTAGAAACATATTAGTATAATGAAGGTATTTCCATTCTATGCTAACATTGAAAagtacaatattaaaataaaaaaaatgcttgcaagaaaataaaagcttgtcatcatattaaaatataattatttaattcctatgattttaaatctataaataacataatcttattttattaatttcatatattttttttaatttttttaaacataaaaataaaaatttaaatacataggatgcaaatatacatatatatatatatacatatatatatatatatatgagaaaaagGTATATTTCATTAGCAAATGACTTAATTAGCCTTTGTCAATTCtagtaaaaatcattaattttgctAAACTACAAGGTCTAaattttaacaacaacaacattaatataaaaagatatgtaCTTGCACTCAAATATAAGTAGGTTTGTTAAATTAtgcaaaaaggaaagaagaatgcATTAATCTTTGATTGGTACATGAAATGAACACTGTATTTTGGACTCGGCAGCAATTCGCACCACTATATCCttgtcaaaataattattaaattatttctacCGTGAAACCCAAGTGTCACATTAAATATACCTGATCTCTGGGCTTGCATCCTTTGCTCTCTGGGCTTGCAATCTTGCCCTAAGGGCTTGGAACCTTGCTCTATAGGCTTGGAACCTTGTTTCCAATCCATGTTTATCTTTGGCATCCAGTAGACGAACCCCACACTCGCGTACTTGACAAAGATCTAATGCTAAGAGAATGCCGTTCATATCTTCTGGTTGGAATTCAACTGTGACCTCACTGTATTTACTAAACATATCCTTGTCTTTGACAACCAGACAGGGATCAAATCCCACAAATATGTGCTCTGAGCAGATGCGCCTCTCATCATACCAACCATGGAGATAGCAATAGAGATCATGGCTATCACCGTGCTCATTGCGGAAGTGATATGTGCATTTAACCTGGAAACTATGGCCGAAAGAATGAAATGCAATGACAGCGCAAAGAGAGAAACCCAAGAACTTGCTATTAGCCCAATGTGAAGACAGCTGACATGTTACTGTAGATCCCCAACTTTTATGGCTATGCCACTGCGGAGAGACACCTCGAGGGAGGCAGAAACTACATGCCCCTTCTGGAACATCGGGCAGCTGCTAACACAATTCAAATAGcatctttttaaaatgaaaggtggcaaatagagaaaaaaagaagatgtatATCAGAGGTTTGAGAAACAGACCTGATGGAGCCTTTCGGTATAAAGTTGAAATTTCATTAATGAGAACGGCAAGATTTGATTGATCCTACACAAGCTCAAGCAATTAGTgaaaatgaattcaaaaatgTTCCCCTCAACTACAGTTGATGAGCTTGAATCTAGATAATTCAAACTCTCGCAAATGTCTGCATCCAACTTTGATAGCCGTGGTGGAAGCTCCGGTAATGATTCAAGTCTCTTGCAATTCCTTAATCCTAGATATTGCAACTCCAAGAGTTTATTGATGCTTCTAGGAATACTCCTCAAATTGTTTCCACTTAGATCTAACACTTCTAGTGACGATAAAAGACCAAGACTGTCCGGCACTTGCGATAGACTGCAACCATCTAGACTTAGCTTACGCAAACAATCTAAATCCATGCATCTCCTGGGCAATTGCAAGTCACCAAAACATGCGATGTGATCTAGATATTTGCAGTTTCCCACTTCCAAGCAGGCAAGTCCCATCAGATTTCCAATCGGTGAAGGCAACTTTGTTATACTTGTCTGTTCTAAATAGAGATATCTCAAACATACCATCGGCTCCAAAACTTCTGGAAAATTCCTAAATTGGAGGCAACCTGAGAGATTAAGCCTCCACAGTTTTCTCAACTTGCAGATGCTGCTTGGAAGAATCTCAAATTGTTTGCAGTTTCGCAGGTGCAATTCAGCAAGTTCAAACAAACATTCTATTGAAGAGGGAATCTCTCGTATTGCTGTCCCATCTAAATACAGCTcctttatattatttgaaaccTTTGGAAACTCCGTGATACTTGAGCAACCGGAAAAGTCTAAATAAATGAGTTTCCTTAGATCACCAATTGAAGATGGCAGTTCTTCTATTGCAGTTCCATTCAAGTACAAGTATCTTATATTCCTCGAAAAATCAGGAAACCTGCTGATAGATGAGCAGCCAGAGATGTCGACGATTAGAAGAGATTTCAACAAATATATGTTTTCTGGAAGATTCACCAAGAGTTTGCAGTTCTTCAAATTCAACGCGACAAGTCCGTTGAGTTCCCCTATTGATTGGGGAAGCTCTTCAACAGCAgtctcatttaaatttaaatatgtcaGTTTCCTTGCAGTCTCTGGGCACATCTTGAGATTTGAACAACCAGAAAGGTTGAGACTCTTCAGACATCTTGAATTAATTCTGCTGGGCAGATTGATTAGGCTTGTGCAGCCTCTCAAATCTAAATCATTAAGCTTGTCCAGAAGCTGTATAGATGAAGGAACCTTAACCAAACTTGTACAGAATTGAAGATTCAATCTCTCAAGGTTTCTGGCCTTTGAAAGGTCTGGCAGGGAAGTTATGTGCTCACAATTGCTGAGGTTGACATCTTTTAAATTGACGAGATTCTGAAGCAAAATGAAATCAACAGAAAGAAATTACAcacaaaatttcaaagaaagaaCTATgcataaagttattttaaaatacctgGTCTCCTCTCCACAACTGCTTAACCTTGCTAGATGATAGGTTAAGCTCAACAAGGTTCTCTGGACAAAACTTGCGAGGCAAATATGTCAAAGGGTATCCATCCCAATGGAGATACCTCAACTCTTCGGAAAGAGACTTGAGGCCATGAGGAAGTTGCACTCTGCATTTAACTCCAGCTtcagaattataaatttttagcaGTCTAAGCTTATACATCCTTTCCAAGGCTGTAGAACTCAATTCAATTTGTCTTATTTTTGAAACATCCAAGAATATCCCTTCAACTTTTCCAGTTCCCTGAAAACCAGTGAAGGAGAAACAAATTTTTAAGTAAGATTTTAAACTTACTAGTACAACCATATTGCATTGCATATGAAAAGGAAAACTTTCGTGTATATGAATCTCACCAGATTATTGGTCAACACTTGATGTACATCTTTAGGACTCCACAATCTGCTTTGTCCTCCTAGCTCGTCAAGAGATTCTTTACGAACAATTTCATGGGCCATTTCTTGCAAAAGATCATGCATTTCAACCTTGTCATCTGAAAGTTTAATGAGACACGTGTCAATGAGAACACTAAATCCAATATCTGTTTTGAAACCGCAGCCATCTAGTATCCGCTTTACAAAATCAACTCGATGCCCTCTAAAGAAACATGCAATGTCCAGAAATATACTCTTCTCTTCACTATCAAGTGCTTCATAACTTATTCTCAACACACTATGAACTTTTTGCCGAGTTAGTTTTTCAACCTTGTTCAATGCACTTTCCCATTCTTTTGTCGTTCTGCCAAATAGAAAGGAACCTAAGACTTTAAGAGCTAATGGATTCCCTTTAGCGTAATTTATTGCCCTCACAGACAGCTCCATATAATTGTATGGGAGCTGGTTATCCTTAAATGCATGCAAACTAAAGAGATGAAGAGCTTCCCGGTAATTCAGTCCCTCAACCTCAAATATTTTGTCTGCATATTTCTTAAGAACCTGTTTATCTCTAGATGTTAGGATAATTTTACTTCCTGGACCAAACGAATCACATCCTCCAAGTATAATTGGAAGGAccctatctttttttaaaatttgcaaaGTCAACTCTGCCTTGCATCAGCTAAAAGTCAACACTgtatttttttgccttttggATTCAACCCATAGGCAATGACTTTGTCttttacaaatttaataattgtCACATTCGAATGGATCTTCGTGAAGCTAAACTgaacagatatatatatatatatatatgagagtgAGAGAGTATTATCACtaccatttattttaatttactataaaatttagtaacctattaaatttttttcgtATTATCTCCAATTTCCACGACAGAGGATTTAAagagttttattatttgtatgaTGATACTCATATCATACTTGGATCTatcttataaaataatgatccgatttctctcaaattttaaactcaattttcctaacctattaaatttttttcgtATAGATAATGTTATCGAGTgctataattaattaaggttTCTGGCCTTTGAAAGGTCTGGCAGGACAGTTATGTGCTCACAATTACTGAGGTTGACATCTTTTAAATTGCCGAGATTCTGAAGCAAAATGAAATCAACACAAAGAAATTACACTTGCATACCAcacttaatttcaattaaagaaagaaCTACGCATGCATAGAGTTCTTTTATAATACCTGGTCTCCTCTCCACAGTTGCTTAAGCTTGCCAAATGTAAGGTTAAGCTCAACAAGGTTCTCTGGACAAAAATTGCTAGGCAAAGATGTCAAAGGGTATCCATCCCAATGGAGATACCTCAACTCTTGAGAAAGAGACTCGAGGCCATGAGGAAGGTGCACTCTGCATTTAACTCCAGCTtcagaattataaatttttagcaGTCTAAGTTTATACATCCTTGCGAAGGCTGTAGAGCTCAAcactatttcttttctttttgaaacaTCCAAGAATATCCCTTCAACTTTTCCAGTTCCCTGAAAACCGTGAAGGAGAAACAAAGTTTAAGCAAGATTTTAAACTTAAGGCTGTAGAGCTCAACAACCATATTGCATTGCATATGAAAAGGAAAACTTTCGTGTATATGAATCTCACCAGATTATTGGTCAAAACTTGATAAATATCTTTAGGACTCCACAATCTGCTCTGTCTTCCGAGCTCGTCAAGAGATTCTTTTCGAACAACTTCATGGGCCATTTCTTGCAAAAGATCATGCATTTCAACCTTGTCATCTGAAATTTTAATGAGACACCTGTCAATGAGAATGCTAAATCCAATATCTGTTTTGAAACCGCAGCCATCTAGTATCCGCTTTACAAAATCAACTCGATGCCCTCTAAAGAAACATGCAATGTCGAGAAATATACTCTTCGTGTTATTATCACGTAGCGCATCAAAGCCTATTCTCAGCAAGTCATAAATATTCAGCTCAGGAAAGCTTTCAATCTCATTTAATTGAGATTCCAAGAAATATCTTTCCCTGCCAAATAAGAAGGAACCCAAAACTTGAAGAGCCAATGGGTTCCCTTTGGCATAGTTTATTGCCTTGATTGACAACTCCATATAAGCTTTTGGAGGGTGGTTTCCCTTAAAAGCATTCAAGCTAAAGAGTTGAAGAGCTTCGTGGGAGTTTAATTCCTTAACCTCGTATATTTCGTCAACTACATTCTTAAGTACTTGCTTGTCTCTTGATGTGATAACAACAACGCTTCCTTCACCAAACGAACGCTCTTCAATTAAATGCTGGAATTGTCGTACATCATTCACATCATCCAAAACAAGGAGAACTTTCTTTCGGCGGAGTCTATCCTGGATGATAGTAGGTCCTATATGTGGTGTGCCAATGTGAAGATTTTCTTCCTCCAGTAATTTAGAAAGAAGTTCATCTCGTAGATCATTTAATCGACCCTTTTCTGATTCCTTCCTTATGTTCGGAAGAAAGTGGCAGACTTCAAATTGACTTGAGATGCTATAGAAGAAAGCTTCCACAATAGTTGTCTTGCCTATACAAATTCCTATTTTGCGGACATTAGTTGATAGTAATTTGTTGATTTGCTCAATGCGTGAATCTACTCCAACCAGACCTCTTAATTTGCTTGGGGATGCACGATTTAACCTTTTCCAGATAGTTTGCACAACTTCTGTTACTAGTTTGGCCTCCGGACtgcaaaaaatgaaagaagcaTCTTTAACTCAAATTCCATCTTTACgtcgaaaaaaaaatctataagaaactggtgattttttattattattataagcaaATGTTGTCAAAGGTGAGGTTTTGAACTCAAGATCTCCCACTTCGATATTGTACCATTAAGGTGCAAGTCCATTGCTGTTGATGGAGGTAAGTTTTccactaaaaaacaaaacagactTGTGCCTTTTCAAGCAACAAGTACTATGAACTAAGAAGCACAAATGATTtactggagaaaaaaaaaaactataatatgcacaagaaattttaattgctataaatacattttaattgctataattCCAGAAAAAAAGGTTGAAGATGAGAATCTGTAGTTACCTAGTAACCTGTGAATCCCATCCAGATATACTGGCTGCTTTTGTCAAGTCAGCCCTCCACCTTGGCACCTTGTCCATCTTCCCCTTAAAAAATTTTTCAAGCTCAGCAAATGCATTTCCAAAACTCCCAGTCTGTTCATCAACATCAGATGGGTCCACTTGATAGAAGACCGGTAAAACAATCTGCCCATCAGTCTCTTTGCATTCAAGTATTTTAACCAGTTCATCCAAACACCACGGAGAAGATGCATAGTTCTTAGAGAAAATTACCACAGAAATTCTTGATTCTTCAATCGTTTCCAGAAGGGCAGGGGtaatttcttctcctctttcaAGCCTATCATCAATAAAGGTCTTGATTTTCTTACGACACAAAgctgttggtgggaggaaccactggtggtggctttgaaacactcagaggggataaaacacaaagttttatttcaagaacacaagcttacaggagcaaaataaagataacaagcttaacaataaacaccctctctttctctctattctctctactctcccacacataatagcataagctcagcttgctatttatacacgaattcaaaacaagaaaattcaaccttcaagtgtgaaggcggctgtggacggtggtgtgaaggcggctggcggttgtggctggtggctggcggctggtcggtcatagctggtggctggctggccggtggttgccttccttgaccttctagattgagtttagtattcaacaaatctcccctttaaactcaatcgagggatgtcatgccaagcatgaacttcATTCTGATAAATGTTTCCCTCTTCAATGGCTTTGTCTTTTTGcaccttttcttttgcattctTCTTTATCTTATAGACCCctttgacacctattgctttcttgCTTTCTGGTGGATAAGTCAGCTTCTAGGTATCATTCTTTTCAATGACAtgcatttcttcatccattgcttctatcttctcttctgtgatagctttgttgaagctaagtgggtcattatctgcaaagaaacaaaatagagttgtaTCTTCGATGACTTGCGTGGCATCGTACAACTCgtcaagatttctcatccttcttggtccTTCTGACGATGAGGATGTTGCTgctggtgttgatgatgatgctcctggtgtgttcctcctgttgaatacagggaatc
This genomic interval from Populus nigra chromosome 11, ddPopNigr1.1, whole genome shotgun sequence contains the following:
- the LOC133706298 gene encoding disease resistance protein RUN1-like, whose amino-acid sequence is MGGIGKTTIAEAVFNSISSQYESCCFITNVREKSEECGGLIRLREEFLSRALEQENLRIDTPRMGSTLIKERIRHKKVLTVLDDVNDVEQVECLIERHDMFGPGSRILVTSRDRQVLKNVADEIYEVEELNCSEARQLFSLSVFKGNHIPKDYMGLSIRAVNYAKGNPLALKVLGSFLFDLRKEDWENALNKLERNPQMKIYNMLKV
- the LOC133668673 gene encoding disease resistance protein RPV1-like; this translates as MASSSAVPHKRKYDVFLGFRGKDARNNFTSHLYEALCRKKIKTFIDDRLERGEEITPALLETIEESRISVVIFSKNYASSPWCLDELVKILECKETDGQIVLPVFYQVDPSDVDEQTGSFGNAFAELEKFFKGKMDKVPRWRADLTKAASISGWDSQVTSPEAKLVTEVVQTIWKRLNRASPSKLRGLVGVDSRIEQINKLLSTNVRKIGICIGKTTIVEAFFYSISSQFEVCHFLPNIRKESEKGRLNDLRDELLSKLLEEENLHIGTPHIGPTIIQDRLRRKKVLLVLDDVNDVRQFQHLIEERSFGEGSVVVITSRDKQVLKNVVDEIYEVEGLNYREALHLFSLHAFKDNQLPYNYMELSVRAINYAKGNPLALKVLGSFLFGRTTKEWESALNKVEKLTRQKVHSVLRISYEALDSEEKSIFLDIACFFRGHRVDFVKRILDGCGFKTDIGFSVLIDTCLIKLSDDKVEMHDLLQEMAHEIVRKESLDELGGQSRLWSPKDVHQVLTNNLGTGKVEGIFLDVSKIRQIELSSTALERMYKLRLLKIYNSEAGVKCRVQLPHGLKSLSEELRYLHWDGYPLTYLPRKFCPENLVELNLSSSKVKQLWRGDQNLVNLKDVNLSNCEHITSLPDLSKARNLERLNLQFCTSLVKVPSSIQLLDKLNDLDLRGCTSLINLPSRINSRCLKSLNLSGCSNLKMCPETARKLTYLNLNETAVEELPQSIGELNGLVALNLKNCKLLVNLPENIYLLKSLLIVDISGCSSISRFPDFSRNIRYLYLNGTAIEELPSSIGDLRKLIYLDFSGCSSITEFPKVSNNIKELYLDGTAIREIPSSIECLFELAELHLRNCKQFEILPSSICKLRKLWRLNLSGCLQFRNFPEVLEPMVCLRYLYLEQTSITKLPSPIGNLMGLACLEVGNCKYLDHIACFGDLQLPRRCMDLDCLRKLSLDGCSLSQVPDSLGLLSSLEVLDLSGNNLRSIPRSINKLLELQYLGLRNCKRLESLPELPPRLSKLDADICESLNYLDSSSSTVVEGNIFEFIFTNCLSLCRINQILPFSLMKFQLYTERLHQLPDVPEGACSFCLPRGVSPQWHSHKSWGSTVTCQLSSHWANSKFLGFSLCAVIAFHSFGHSFQVKCTYHFRNEHGDSHDLYCYLHGWYDERRICSEHIFVGFDPCLVVKDKDMFSKYSEVTVEFQPEDMNGILLALDLCQVRECGVRLLDAKDKHGLETRFQAYRARFQALRARLQAQRAKDASPEIRYI